The sequence GTTATTCAGGCAAGTATGGGATCTTTTAATCGTGTAGAAGTTCATGAATGTGAATTTGCAGAACTTCTTTTCCTTGCACAAAAATCGGATACTCCTTGCTATGGCGCATTTATGTCAGGCAATAACATTTACCGGGAAGAATTGCCTCAACAAGCTGTTTTAGTTATGGGCAATGAAGGTAATGGAATCCGTTCATCCGTTGAAAAACAAATAACGAGAAGGCTAAGCATTCCAAATTTTTCTGACAACAATAGTAAAGCTGAATCGCTGAATGTTTCGGTAGCTACGGCAATAATCTGCTCTGAATTTAAACGTGGCTATTCAAAGTGAAATGAAAGGGTAAATATTTTCGACCGCAAATTTTTAATCGATTGGGCATAATACAAGCGCTGTGTAGGTGCAGGCAGATCTCCTAACTGATCATTTAACCCAAAACTGAACTTGGCTTCCACCGAAAATCTAAAAAAAGCAAAATAGTGATCCCAGC comes from uncultured Draconibacterium sp. and encodes:
- a CDS encoding TrmH family RNA methyltransferase, whose translation is VIQASMGSFNRVEVHECEFAELLFLAQKSDTPCYGAFMSGNNIYREELPQQAVLVMGNEGNGIRSSVEKQITRRLSIPNFSDNNSKAESLNVSVATAIICSEFKRGYSK